The following coding sequences lie in one Phalacrocorax carbo chromosome 3, bPhaCar2.1, whole genome shotgun sequence genomic window:
- the MAS1 gene encoding proto-oncogene Mas, whose product MDESNITLHPSEGTENISMHRNISTQERVWEILTPLWVIMIISFLGFCENGIVLWCLCFQIKRNPFTAYITHLSIADISLLLCTFILSIEYIAGFGFAYGFYYYITTTLSIVFLLGYNTGLYLLTAISIERCLSIVYPIWYRCHRSQHQSAIVCAILWTLSFLMTVAEYLTCKDDPTKDQFDDGNHCQALLIFTWILTFMIFIPLMILSSLILVIRIHRNSLRPHSSKLYIIIVATVIVFLIFAMPMRLLYLLNYHHWSSLLSQQNHVTVVLSTVNSSINPLVYFFVGSSKKKRFKESLKVVLSRALADGLRPRSQEVGMSLDIAETIF is encoded by the coding sequence ATGGATGAGTCAAACATAACGCTTCATCCCAGCGAAGGCACAGAGAACATCTCAATGCACAGAAACATTTCTACACAGGAAAGGGTCTGGGAGATATTGACCCCACTTTGGGTAATTATGATCATCTCCTTCCTGGGTTTTTGTGAAAATGGAATTGTCCTCTGGTGCCTCTGCTTCCAGATCAAAAGAAACCCATTCACTGCGTACATCACACACCTCTCCATTGCTGACATCTCCTTACTGCTTTGTACATTTATTCTGTCCATTGAGTACATTGCTGGTTTTGGATTCGCCTATGGTTTTTACTATTACATAACCACCACACTATCTATTGTCTTCCTTCTTGGATATAATACTGGTCTCTATCTCCTGACAGCCATCAGTATTGAGAGGTGTCTGTCTATTGTTTACCCCATCTGGTACCGATGCCACCGGTCACAGCACCAATCGGCAATTGTGTGTGCAATTCTGTGGACTCTGTCTTTTCTGATGACAGTAGCCGAATACTTAACATGCAAAGATGATCCAACGAAGGACCAATTTGATGATGGCAACCATTGCCAAGCACTGCTCATCTTCACATGGATCCTGACTTTCATGATCTTCATTCCTCTAATGATTCTGTCCAGCCTGATCTTGGTTATCAGGATTCATCGTAACTCCCTGAGACCTCATTCATCAAAGCTCTACATCATCATTGTGGCCACAGTCATTGTCTTCCTCATCTTTGCCATGCCTATGAGGCTGTTGTATCTTCTGAATTACCACCACTGGTCGTCTTTGCTCAGCCAGCAGAACCATGTCACCGTTGTTCTCTCCACCGTTAACAGTAGCATCAACCCCCTTGTTTACTTCTTCGTAGGAAGCAGCAAGAAGAAGAGGTTCAAGGAGAGCCTCAAAGTGGTTCTTAGTAGAGCACTTGCGGATGGGTTGCGGCCAAGAAGCCAGGAAGTTGGCATGAGTTTGGATATAGCTGAAACAATTTTCTAA